A window from Gammaproteobacteria bacterium encodes these proteins:
- the mtgA gene encoding monofunctional biosynthetic peptidoglycan transglycosylase codes for MRAWRKTGIRWLWRGVLLLCVGLFLYQVWILAHIGYWIEHNPASTAFMEARAQDGTSSKAHRWVPYARISPHLKRALIVAEDARFLEHEGFDWEGIQTAYEKNLKKGRVVAGGSTISQQLAKNLFLSGERSMLRKMQEAVITLMLEQLMSKRRIFEIYLNVIEWGDGIFGAEAAARHYYATSVSALNAEQSAWLAAIVTNPRYYDTHRAARGAQRKASILLARMPMAQVP; via the coding sequence GTGCGAGCATGGCGAAAAACGGGCATCCGCTGGCTATGGCGGGGCGTGCTGCTGCTGTGTGTGGGGTTGTTCCTGTATCAAGTCTGGATACTCGCCCATATCGGTTACTGGATTGAGCACAACCCTGCGTCCACTGCGTTTATGGAGGCTCGCGCGCAGGATGGCACGAGTAGCAAGGCGCATCGCTGGGTACCGTATGCACGCATCTCTCCGCACCTGAAGCGCGCGCTGATTGTTGCGGAGGACGCACGGTTCCTGGAGCACGAAGGGTTTGACTGGGAGGGTATTCAGACTGCCTATGAAAAAAACCTGAAGAAGGGGAGGGTAGTGGCGGGCGGCTCCACCATCAGCCAGCAACTGGCCAAGAACCTTTTTTTGTCGGGCGAACGCAGCATGCTGCGCAAAATGCAGGAGGCAGTGATAACCCTCATGCTCGAGCAACTGATGAGCAAGCGCCGCATCTTTGAAATTTATCTGAACGTGATCGAGTGGGGCGATGGTATATTCGGTGCTGAGGCAGCTGCGCGGCATTACTATGCCACCTCGGTGTCCGCGCTCAATGCCGAACAATCGGCATGGCTGGCCGCTATCGTGACAAACCCACGCTATTACGACACGCACCGCGCCGCACGCGGGGCGCAGCGCAAGGCCAGCATCCTGCTCGCACGTATGCCTATGGCCCAGGTGCCATAA
- a CDS encoding EF-hand domain-containing protein, with the protein MKKFLLCGSFAALFVIAAPVLAAPPFADLDSDRDKLISPKEAEAWRPLTRVFEALDKNCDGKLQEIEYAYLLTGKKAPDACLGPRKKK; encoded by the coding sequence ATGAAAAAATTCCTGTTGTGCGGCAGTTTTGCAGCTTTATTCGTCATTGCGGCTCCGGTGCTGGCAGCCCCACCCTTTGCAGATCTGGACAGCGATCGTGACAAGCTTATCAGCCCCAAGGAGGCGGAGGCTTGGCGGCCACTGACGCGCGTGTTTGAGGCGCTGGACAAGAACTGTGACGGTAAGTTACAGGAAATTGAGTACGCCTATCTGCTCACAGGCAAAAAGGCACCGGATGCCTGCCTGGGTCCCCGGAAGAAAAAGTAA
- a CDS encoding EamA family transporter: protein MHDTNRRYTIVLAFLTLYLVWGSTYLAIRVGVHDLPPALFAGVRFVISGVLLYAVARWSGQTLSMTWREWRLMAVMGILLLAGGNGLVVAGEQWVPSNQAALLVATTALWLAAFGTLGAKGEVLSRYTRVGLGVGFVGAALLLLPHDVSFSFSHLGGQLLILLAALLWSVGSIYGKRQAPTTPPLMSAAMQMLIGGVFLCLIGWLLGEQEAWIWTWRGMGALSYLIVFGSLGFAAYIWLLHTVTPAQLGTYAYINPAVAVLLGGWLLDETLGGTQLVGMVIILLGVLTVSLSATRSQPG from the coding sequence ATGCACGACACGAATCGGCGGTACACGATTGTACTGGCCTTTCTGACGCTGTATCTGGTGTGGGGATCGACCTACCTTGCCATTCGAGTAGGGGTGCATGACCTGCCACCCGCGCTGTTTGCCGGTGTGCGGTTTGTGATTTCCGGTGTGCTGTTGTATGCCGTTGCGCGCTGGAGTGGCCAAACATTGTCCATGACATGGCGGGAATGGCGGCTGATGGCTGTGATGGGGATATTGCTGCTGGCAGGCGGTAACGGCCTGGTGGTGGCAGGTGAACAGTGGGTGCCTTCTAATCAGGCGGCACTGCTGGTGGCAACGACCGCCTTGTGGCTGGCGGCGTTTGGTACGCTGGGGGCAAAGGGTGAGGTGCTGAGCCGCTACACACGCGTAGGGCTGGGGGTCGGTTTTGTGGGGGCGGCGCTGTTACTGCTGCCGCACGATGTATCATTTTCATTCAGCCATCTGGGTGGTCAGTTGCTGATTCTGCTTGCGGCCTTGCTCTGGTCGGTGGGCTCTATTTACGGCAAGCGTCAGGCGCCCACCACACCGCCGCTGATGTCCGCCGCTATGCAGATGCTGATCGGCGGGGTATTTCTGTGTCTGATCGGCTGGCTGCTGGGCGAGCAGGAGGCGTGGATATGGACATGGCGCGGCATGGGTGCCCTGAGCTACCTGATCGTGTTCGGCAGTCTGGGGTTTGCAGCCTATATCTGGCTGCTGCACACCGTGACGCCGGCGCAGCTGGGTACCTACGCTTATATCAACCCCGCTGTTGCGGTGCTGCTGGGGGGCTGGCTGCTGGATGAGACGCTGGGCGGTACGCAGCTGGTGGGCATGGTGATTATTCTGCTGGGTGTGCTTACCGTGAGCCTGTCTGCCACACGGTCGCAGCCCGGATGA